GTCGACGTTTGCCACCTCAGGGCCCTGCATGAATTTCTCCACTGCAAAGCCCATTGGGCCCCAGAGAAACAATCCAGCAATCACCAGACAACCTATGAGCAGTGTTTTTCTCATCATCCTCCTCCTTTGACTGATCTGGTTTTCCTTACGGCCTCTCAGAAAGATGCACAACACAACTCACTCGGCTCGTTCTCCTGGCCGGCATCACCCCCTTTCTCAGGCGACGTGGTTTCCCTGGATCGTGTTGCGTTCATTTGTTCGCTTTGGCTTACGCAGAACATCCCGAACTCTGATTAGCACAGCTCCTTCGTTCTGTCAAGAATTTTTTTGCAAAGGCCCGGCTACACAACTATCATAGATTAAAGCCGAAGACCCCGGATCGAAAAGAGCTGAAATTTTGTTCAGATCTCTTCTCCGGAGGACCACTCAGGGCCGTCCGGAGAGCGAACTCCTGCTGTGTGAGCCGAGTTCAGGGAGTCGAACGGGCGGGAGGCCTGGAACGGGTCGGAAAGCCCGTTCGGACAGAAGAGCCGGCATTTCTCAGTGGCGGCTACCTGGACTTCCACCTGCGCCAGAGGAGCATGGAAATCCCCACGACGAGGGGTAGGAACACCGCAATAAGGTAGAGATCGCGCTGACCCGCCGCCTCCAGAGTTCTAACCGTCCGAACGCTTCCCGGGATCGGTTTTCCTTCCGGATCGACGAGCCGTATCCGGACTACTCCCCGTGGAGGGTCAAAATCGACCCTGTATCCAACCAGACTCGGGGCCCGGTCCGGGAGCTTCTCCTTGTTGAACTCGACGATCCTGTAACCCAACTCGGGGCCTGGAATCTGCTCGACACGGTACGGCTTCTCCTGAATGCGGTCGACGATCCGCCCTTCTCTGATAAGCTCGAGGGTTCCCCTCTCGATCTGGCTGATGTTGACCCAGCGCCAGAGGTCCGGGTACCCCTCGTTCTGGGGGTCGAGGAGCTTCGAGTAGCAGAGATGGTTGTACTCCGTCTGGATGTAAGGCCGGAAGTAGAGGGTCTCCCGCCCCGCGAGGTAGATTATCTCCGAAGGGTCGCTCGACGTCTCGGGCATGGTCCAACGCTTTGCAGAGATCACCTCGTACCCCACCCTCCCCGTGCGGCGGTGAGTAAAACTGATCAGACACTTCTCCCCCCCCTCAACCAGGGTCCCGTCCTCTGCACGCAACCTGATGCCGTACCTCCCCACCGGGAGGCGGACGATATACCCCAGGCCGGGCTGTTGAACAAAGAATCGAGGCGCCTCGGGAAAGACCGGTTCCTCGGGAGGAGAGAACCCCGCACCGGGCTTGGCACTCGACCGGGACCTGCTCCGCTTGCGGGCCATGGCATAGAACTCCTCCATCTGCTTCCGATAGGCCCTCTTTCTGTCGTAGTATATCTTGAGCTCGGCGGTGTACTTCCTCACCGCCTCCTGGTAGAGAGCATACCTCCTTTCAGCCTCCTGCCCGACTAGGATCTCCGATGTCCCCGCGTACCACCCTTTCTCATAGTAGAACGTATAGGTTTGGGGGTTGAGCCTCTGCACCACCTTCCCCTTCCGGATAATCTCGAGGATCCCCTCCACGGGCTCGCTCAGGGTCTTGAAGCCCGCCCTATACCGGCGCGTCAGCGGCCAGTAGTAGACAAGTGTCATGGTGGGAAGCAAGAGGTTGTCGGTGCCGGCGATGATGTAAATGCAGGGCTCTGTCCGGGGGCAGAAAGAGCGGGCATACCCCTTCCCGTCGAACAGCCCCAACCTGTAGACCATCTGCTCCTCCATGAGCGGTGCCTCGGTCCGGCCTGAACCCATGACGAGAAGCAAGAAAACCAGGCAGATGAGGAATCTTTTCACCCAGTGCACGGTTCCTCCCGGGCAACAACTCCTCCCTCGCCGGGCTCGAGACTTTCACCCTCCGGCCAGAGGGATCGAGCCCGCCTTTTCCAAAAGCGAGGTAGGTGCGACAAAAGCCGCTCCCCCGATCAGGCGGTAGTCCTATCCAACCTGCAGGCCGCTACATCCCCCCACTCTTCCTGACTCCCTTCCTCTTGAGCACCAAGGTGGAAAGCAAGAGGGCAGCCGCCGAGTAGACGAGCGAGGCACCCCCGCTAAGGGCGTACTTTGTGAAACTGCCGATGGAGACGGCTTCCATCCCCTCGTTCAGGTAGTAGAAGGGTGATACCCACTTTACTGCGCTGTTGATGATACCCAAGGTGTTTCTGAGATAGACCACCGGCAGTGACAGGCCCGCCTCCTCCACCTGGGTGAGCGTCCCATGAATCACCTGAACGGCGACGAGCGCTCCCACAATCCCCAGGAACAGGACTACAGAGGTCCGCACGCTTCGGCTCAGGGTTGAAACGAAGATGCCGAAGGTGATTACACAGGAAGAAAGAAAGAGGGAGAGAAGAATGACCCCCCAGAACTTTGCCGAGATTCCGAGGTTGCATACCATGGAGACGGCCGCGAAATAGACCGCGAAAAAAAGGACTATGAAACCATAGCTAAGCAGCCCCTTGATATACTTGGCAAGGATGTAAACCACGTAGTCCACGGGCCCGTAGAATAGAACCTCCAGGGTCTGCATGTCCTTCTCACGGGAAATCGAGGTCACCGCGGCAAGAGCGAGATAGATCGCACAGACAGCCGTGGCGATGAACAGGGGGTAGGCCAGGGGACTTGCAGTGATGAGCATGCCGTCCCGCGTGACCGCCCTCAGGTAGTTGATGAGAACGAAAGAGGCGATAACCTGGGAGATCAGCACAGCCAGGTAAATACCGTAACCGTAAAGGCTCGAACGGATCTCCCGCTTGGCCAGCACCCAAACCGTACCCAATCTCGAAGCGTTCATTCACCCGTTTCCCGCTGCAAGAAGGGGGATATTCTCCTTTGTGATGGTAATGAATGCATCCTCGAGGCTCATCCCCCGCATCTGGATTCCCACCGGAACCAGTCCCCGAGAGATCAAGACCTGGACAAGATCCAGCCGATAGTCCCGGTCCGTGGCTATCTTCACCTTGAGGAAGCCGCCCTCCCCCGAGGCGAAACGGACGAAATCAAGGTCCTTGACGGCATCGACCCCTTCCGCCGCCCCTTTGCCGGCCAGTTCCAGCTCGAGCTCGATCTCTTGCGTGAGCCTTCTCACGAGACGGCCCATCCTGTCTTCTGCCAGAAGCCTCCCGTTGTTCATGATCCCGACCCGGTGGCAGAGCTTCTCTATCTCTGAGAGGAGATGGGAGGAGATGAAGACCGTTTTCCCCCTCCTGTTCTCCTCCTCGATGAGATCTCTCACCTGGCGGATCCCCATGGGGTCGAGCCCCGAAACCGGCTCGTCGAGGATGAGCAGTTCCGGCTCGTGGAGAAGGGCCCGAAGGAATCCCACCTTCTGCTGCATCCCCCTGGAAAACGTTCCCAGCCGCCGGTCGAGTACATGAGCGAGATCTACCCGCTCTGCCAGTTGCATTATCCTCTGCTTCCGCCCCTCCACCCGGTAGAGTTCCCCGAAAAAATCGAGATACTCCCCCATGGTCATCTCCGGGTAGAAAAACTGGCTCTCCGAGACCACCCCTATCCTGCGGCGTATGTCCAGCCTCGAGGCATCTCCCTCCTCGAAAAGGGTGAGTTTCCCCGTGGTGGGCCGGATAATGCCGAGCACCATCAGGATGGTACTCGTCTTCCCCGCGCCGTTCGGACCCAGAAAACCGTATATCTCGCCGGCCTTCACGTTGAGGTTCAGATCCCGGACCGCCCAGAAGTCACCGTATCTTTTGCCCAGATTGGACGTTCTAATCACGCCTGCCCCACCCCGTCGAGGAACTCGCTACCTGAGCTTCCCGACTCTTTGAAAAACACCCTTGTCCCCGAGCGACATTGCCGAAGAGGTGGGACCCCCACCCGCTCCTGTCACCACTCGAGAAGGACATCGGCCCTGGTATCTCGAAAATCACCCTGGGGGGTGTGAAGAACCACATCGAGCACCCCATACGTCCCTTCGACTGCAGGATCCAGGTTGAGCTTCTCCTTCGGGATTATACCCCGGTTTCTCGCCAGCACGGCCTTCTGGTCCCAGTAGAGGTCCACCGGCCCCGAGTAGATCAACCTTCCCCGGGCGTAACTCCTCTCATCACCGAGCCGGACGCAGAGCCTGGCATCCATGGTCACCGGAAGCCGGGGATAATGCCTTATTCCGGTACCATCCTTGCTGACGAATCGGATCTCGAGTTCGATCCCGCGATTTTTCACCGAATCCGCGAAAACAAGGATGTGGTCGAGTCCCGGAATCCTCTCACCCCGCATCGGTACTTCCACACGGGTGGTTCCCCGTCCGACGACGACCCCAATCTGCGCCAGTGCGTATCCCGGAGCAGTCACCTTCAATTCATAGGACCCCGGCTTCAGCCGAGTTATCCGGAAGTTCTTGTCCCTGTAACGGATGGTGGACCGCCCGTCCACCACGATCCTCGCCTTGTAAACAGGCCCGCCCCCCAGAGCGTCCGTTACGGTTCCGGCAATGCACCCCTCCCGCCCGGAACCGTGGCGAAACACCCCTAAGGCTGCCAGGCCTGCTACGGCGACGATAACGGCCAGGTAGAAATGGAACCTCTTCAGAGTCACGTCGCCCCTCCCGGGCGGTCCCATTGAGTCAAAGAGAGACCTCCATCCAATAGATACAATACCACCTTCCCCCATGGCAATAGAGAAACCCTCAAAGGCCCTCCACTCCGGGGAAACCTCTTGTTCCAGAGGGACACCGTGCAAGCCGTGGAGGTACCCATCGAAGCCGAGTGGGCGCGGTCCTGGGCGCAGTCGAAGGGAACGGACACGGCTGTTCTCCTGGGGGAGAGCAACGGTCGTTGAGTCGGCAACCTGACGGAGTTCTCGATCGGAGAGTCTGTAAACTCCGGAAAAAGACGAGTCTTGCCGGCCGTGCTCACACGGGCCGGTCAGAACAACGGAAGGATCTTGGTGAGGCCCTTCAAGCAGTCGGCCGGGTCCTGCCCTTGGAAAACGATCCGGTGGAGGCATTCCAACAGCGGCAGTCGATTCATCAGGCCTGGATCGAGCCGTCTTATCCACTCCACCCCCTGTTCGAGTGCAGGATAACCCTCGGCGATTTCACCCTCCTTGAGCATTGCAGCGTAGGCTTCCCTGGGTTCGATACCCCTGCCGATCATCTCCCCGCACCGTCGGTTTCTTCCGGACCGGGCGGTAACATAGAGGTCGCCCACACCGGCAAGACCAAATGCCGTGTCATTCTTTCCACCGGCTCTGGCGACGATGACCGACATCTCCTTCACACCCTGGGTAAAGAGGAGGGAACTCAAATTGTGATACCCTCCCTTTCTGTCACCCCCATAGATGCCGTCGCACATGCCCACTGCCATCGCATAGACATTCTTGAAGGAGGCGGACAGTTCGACCCCGACAACGTCGGTCGTGCAAAAGACTCGATAACAATCCGTTGAAACCAGACCGGCCATCCTCCTCAATTCAGGGTCGCTTATCCCGTACACACTCGCCGAAGGTATCCTGTCCGACAGTTCCACGGCTTTTACAGGACCGCCGATAGAGATCCACAAGAACCTCTTGCCCGGAAACTCCTTTTCAAAGAGTTCCTCGGCGATTTCGCTCTGCCTTTTCACTCTTCCATTATCAGGGATAAGGCCCTTTGTGAGGGCGAAGAAGACGGTCTCTCCGCTGATCAGCTCGACCGCCCTGCTGAACACCGGAAGGAACCCCCCACTCGATACGGCGATCCAGACCGCATCCACGTCCCTTAGTGCGGCCTCCAGGTTTTCTGAACCGTAGAGATTTACATCCTCAGGAAGTCTCTTCTTCAGTCTTGGGTGGTGCCCCTTACGGCAGGAATCGATTATGTCGTCGTCAAACCAGGTACCCCAGAGGTTTACGGCTATTCCGTTCTCTGCGAGTGGAAACGTAATCGAACTTCCCATATATCCGGCGCCCAGAACCGCGGCTCTTCTCAAACCCTTTCTCCCAGACATGACGACCCGTTCGCAACCGAGGAGAGATTTACTTCCCGCCGACCAACCCCTCATCCAGAATAATCTCGACGGCCCAGCGGCCTCCCTTCCCCACCACGTCCGGGCAGTGGATCCGCTCGCCTCCGGCCTTCATGAAGATCTCTTTGTCCTGAGGATCGAGCAGATCAAAGGAACGGCCCATCAGTCTCCTCTGAATCTCCCCGCACATCCCGCTGCCAAATTCGGCTTCAAACCTTTCGAGAAGCCTCCGAGCCAGTCGATACGCTCTTTCCCTGATACGGCCCGGATCATCGAACTGGTCCCTCGATCTTCCACAAAGAGAGGATATGATCATCACGCCTCCGGCAAGGGAACCGCAGGTTCCTTTCGAACTCGATCCGAGCCCGCCTGCCAGTCCATTGGCCGCCCTGAACAGGTCATCGTCCCTGATCTCCAAGGCGTCTTGAATCGCCGCAACAGTGCATTGGGCGCAACCGTGATAGCTCTTCTCATACAGAAGTCCGAGTTCATACGCACGGGTGAGAACTTCTTCTTTCACCTTCACAGTCTCCAGGACCATCCCCGGCACACCCGCCCTCCTAACCGTTCAGCCGTGAATCGCCTGGCCGATCGAGGCCAGAACCGCCTCCTTGACCGTCTCCGAGAGGGTCGGGTGGGGATGGATCAGGCCTTTCACTTCTTCCACTGTCATCCCCGTTCCCACCATGGCAACACCCTCTGCCAGAAGGTCCGTCGCATGGGGGCCCATTATGTGGATGCCGAGGATCTTGCCGGTCTTTCGAGCCACGAGGCATTTCACAAATCCGGTTGTATTCCCCATGGCGTGGGCCATGGCATTGGCCTTGAAAATCGCCTTGCCTTTCAGAACCTCGACGCCCCGGTCTGCCGCCTCCTGCTCCGTCATCCCCACACTCGCGATTTCCGGCTCTGTGTAAATGAAATCCGGGACCGCCGAGTAGCCCATGGCGGCGTCCTTCTCCATGATGTTCTCGGCCGCCACGATACCCTGCTGGCTCGCCACGTGGGCGAGCAGGACCTTCCCCGTCACGTCTCCGACGGCGAAGACTCCCTTCACACTCGTCTCCATGCGCTGGTCCGTGACAATCCCTTTGGGCGAGAAGGCAACTCCCACTTCTTCGAGGCCTATGCCTTCGGTGTTGAGTCTCCGCCCCATGGCAAGAAGACAGTAGTCGGCCTCGATGGGGTCGTCCTTTTCCGTTATCAACCGGACCGAGCCGTCCGGATAACGCCTTTCCACCGCCTTGATGGCGGTCCTGGTCTTGACCTTGACCCCGAGAACCCTCAGGGAGCCCTCGAGTCTCCGTGAGATTTCGGAGTCCTCTGTGGGAACAAGCCGGTCGAGCATCTCGACCAGAGTGACCTCCGAGCCCAATTGACCGAAGAGAGAGGCGAATTCACATCCGGACACAGACCCGCCGATAATGGCGATGCTCCCCGGCACGTGGTCGAGGTTGAGGGCCTCCGTGGTAGTTATGACCCGGTCCCGGTCAAGCCTGATAAATCCCGGCACGAGGGGCTCTGATCCGGTGGCAATAACCACCGAATCGGCCGTTTCCCTTGCCAGCTTGCCGTCCTCCCCCTCGATCTCCACGGTCCCCGGGTCGAGCAGGCGGCCTCTCCCCTTGATCGTCTTGATCCGGTTCTTCTTGAAAAGGTTTCCTATGCCCGAGACGTTGTTTCGTACAACGGCGTTCTTGTTCTCCACCATTTTGTCGAAACGGACTTCCCCAGGCGTGCAGTAGATCCCCAAGCTCCTGAGGCTGTCGAGCGCCTTGTAGACACGGGCCGAGTGAAGCAGGGTTTTTGTGGGAACACATCCCCTGTTCAGACAGGTCCCACCAAGCTCTCCCTTTTCGACCACGCTAACCTGTGCGCCGAGCTGGGCAGCCCTGACGGCACAGACATATCCGCCCGGCCCGCCACCGATGATGATAAGCCTCTTGGTCATCTTCGCTTCTCCACGGCCCATACCCCCGCCTGACTTAGCTCTTACAAGAGAAGACTCTTTGGGTTCTGCAGATGGTATTTGATCTTGTTCAAAAACCTGGCAGCGATGACACCGTCCAGCAGGCGGTGATCAACCGACAGGGTCATCTCCACCATGTCCCGGACGCGCAGGGCCCCGTCGGCGCCGACAACGATCCTTTTCTCCACGGAACCCACGGCGAGAATGGCGCTTTCAGGGGGATTTATGATGGCGACGAAGTTCTTCA
The genomic region above belongs to Deltaproteobacteria bacterium and contains:
- a CDS encoding ABC transporter permease subunit, which encodes MNASRLGTVWVLAKREIRSSLYGYGIYLAVLISQVIASFVLINYLRAVTRDGMLITASPLAYPLFIATAVCAIYLALAAVTSISREKDMQTLEVLFYGPVDYVVYILAKYIKGLLSYGFIVLFFAVYFAAVSMVCNLGISAKFWGVILLSLFLSSCVITFGIFVSTLSRSVRTSVVLFLGIVGALVAVQVIHGTLTQVEEAGLSLPVVYLRNTLGIINSAVKWVSPFYYLNEGMEAVSIGSFTKYALSGGASLVYSAAALLLSTLVLKRKGVRKSGGM
- a CDS encoding ABC transporter ATP-binding protein, with the protein product MIRTSNLGKRYGDFWAVRDLNLNVKAGEIYGFLGPNGAGKTSTILMVLGIIRPTTGKLTLFEEGDASRLDIRRRIGVVSESQFFYPEMTMGEYLDFFGELYRVEGRKQRIMQLAERVDLAHVLDRRLGTFSRGMQQKVGFLRALLHEPELLILDEPVSGLDPMGIRQVRDLIEEENRRGKTVFISSHLLSEIEKLCHRVGIMNNGRLLAEDRMGRLVRRLTQEIELELELAGKGAAEGVDAVKDLDFVRFASGEGGFLKVKIATDRDYRLDLVQVLISRGLVPVGIQMRGMSLEDAFITITKENIPLLAAGNG
- a CDS encoding carboxypeptidase regulatory-like domain-containing protein → MTLKRFHFYLAVIVAVAGLAALGVFRHGSGREGCIAGTVTDALGGGPVYKARIVVDGRSTIRYRDKNFRITRLKPGSYELKVTAPGYALAQIGVVVGRGTTRVEVPMRGERIPGLDHILVFADSVKNRGIELEIRFVSKDGTGIRHYPRLPVTMDARLCVRLGDERSYARGRLIYSGPVDLYWDQKAVLARNRGIIPKEKLNLDPAVEGTYGVLDVVLHTPQGDFRDTRADVLLEW
- a CDS encoding C_GCAxxG_C_C family protein, giving the protein MPGMVLETVKVKEEVLTRAYELGLLYEKSYHGCAQCTVAAIQDALEIRDDDLFRAANGLAGGLGSSSKGTCGSLAGGVMIISSLCGRSRDQFDDPGRIRERAYRLARRLLERFEAEFGSGMCGEIQRRLMGRSFDLLDPQDKEIFMKAGGERIHCPDVVGKGGRWAVEIILDEGLVGGK
- the lpdA gene encoding dihydrolipoyl dehydrogenase, whose product is MTKRLIIIGGGPGGYVCAVRAAQLGAQVSVVEKGELGGTCLNRGCVPTKTLLHSARVYKALDSLRSLGIYCTPGEVRFDKMVENKNAVVRNNVSGIGNLFKKNRIKTIKGRGRLLDPGTVEIEGEDGKLARETADSVVIATGSEPLVPGFIRLDRDRVITTTEALNLDHVPGSIAIIGGSVSGCEFASLFGQLGSEVTLVEMLDRLVPTEDSEISRRLEGSLRVLGVKVKTRTAIKAVERRYPDGSVRLITEKDDPIEADYCLLAMGRRLNTEGIGLEEVGVAFSPKGIVTDQRMETSVKGVFAVGDVTGKVLLAHVASQQGIVAAENIMEKDAAMGYSAVPDFIYTEPEIASVGMTEQEAADRGVEVLKGKAIFKANAMAHAMGNTTGFVKCLVARKTGKILGIHIMGPHATDLLAEGVAMVGTGMTVEEVKGLIHPHPTLSETVKEAVLASIGQAIHG